One genomic window of Hydra vulgaris chromosome 03, alternate assembly HydraT2T_AEP includes the following:
- the LOC105847681 gene encoding uncharacterized protein LOC105847681 isoform X2: MASLRREHVKVPSPQEVEISRHLLKPAGIMSNNYNKWGLKRIEDRKYVSSKDYGNNLTWELSEEEKSVLKNKSHFSKIDKRPDKLQISSKKSLYDIINHIEYGYDPKLHRDDRTMLCHLSINEEEMNRTVPATTNGVYGNKNRYLLEQGSQYGHRETCRKEFSEKSFLFSS; the protein is encoded by the exons atggcTTCGCTGAGAAGGGAGCATGTGAAAGTTCCATCGCCACAAGAAGTAGAAATTTCTCGACACTTACTTAAACCAGCTGGAATAATGTcaaat aACTACAACAAGTGGGGTCTAAAAAGAATTGaa gatAGAAAGTATGTTAGCTCAAAAGATTATGGAAATAATTTAACCTGGGAACTTTCAGAAGAAGAAAAATCtgtacttaaaaataaatcacattTTTCGAAGATTGATAAAAGGCCTGACAAATTACag atttcgtcaaaaaaatctttatatgaCATTATTAATCATATTGAGTATGGATATGATCCAAAGTTGCATCGTGATGACAGAACTATGTTATGCCATTTAAGTATTAATGAGGag gaaatGAATAGAACGGTCCCTGCAACAACTAATGGTGTTTACGGCAATAAAAATCGATATTTATTAGAACAAGGTTCACAGTATGGTCATCGTGAAACATGTCGTAAAGAATTTAGTGAGAAGTCTTTTCTATTTTCTTCCTAG